The following coding sequences lie in one Paroedura picta isolate Pp20150507F chromosome 10, Ppicta_v3.0, whole genome shotgun sequence genomic window:
- the LOC143819504 gene encoding olfactory receptor class A-like protein 4, protein MTYELMFVTSILIYLLSFAGMIGNLIVLFAFISNAVRHRSLQPLDRIIVNMALVNLFLCCYKAIPGLLIFSSTNVFGELGCRILLYTYHTLRLISIWSVENLSFLHLIKIRRPSHQWSKFIFRHQEKYVNVTLVGCWIISIVLQIPYMLYEKTANEKNKTIAFLAISTCLRSTESFAMNFTTYVSVSLDFVFIILVVVLNGFIIDLLWKHSRKVKAASSVGSSSWNKHTAQATKVLLSLLSIYVICWISNDIVWIAIVSGYIKNSFENSVLNALYGILSSIYYSASSFVVVLGYRKVREYLMETCWCLRCERPSAVQSVA, encoded by the coding sequence ATGACCTACGAGCTCATGTTCGTCACTTCCATCCTGATTTACCTGTTGTCTTTTGCCGGCATGATCGGCAACCTGATTGTCCTGTTTGCCTTCATCAGCAATGCCGTCCGGCACAGGTCCCTCCAGCCTCTGGACCGTATCATCGTCAACATGGCCCTGGTGAACCTCTTCCTCTGCTGCTACAAGGCCATTCCCGGGCTCCTCATCTTCAGCAGCACCAATGTTTTTGGGGAACTGGGCTGCCGGATCCTGCTCTACACCTACCACACATTGAGGCTGATCAGCATCTGGTCCGTGGAGAACCTGAGCTTTCTCCACCTGATCAAGATCCGAAGGCCCAGCCACCAATGGTCGAAATTCATCTTCCGGCACCAAGAGAAATACGTCAACGTCACCCTCGTAGGCTGTTGGATCATCAGCATCGTCTTGCAGATCCCTTACATGCTGTACGAGAAAACGGCGAACGAGAAGAACAAGACGATCGCCTTCCTGGCCATCTCGACGTGCTTGAGATCCACGGAGAGCTTTGCCATGAACTTCACCACGTATGTCTCGGTCAGCTTGGACTTTGTCTTCATCATACTGGTCGTGGTGCTCAACGGTTTCATCATCGACCTCCTCTGGAAGCACAGCCGGAAAGTGAAGGCCGCTTCCTCGGTTGGCAGCTCCAGCTGGAACAAGCACACGGCCCAGGCCACCAAAGTCTTGCTCTCGCTCCTCTCCATCTACGTGATCTGCTGGATCTCCAATGACATCGTCTGGATCGCCATCGTCTCCGGGTACATCAAGAACAGCTTTGAGAACAGTGTCCTGAACGCCCTCTACGGCATCCTGTCTTCCATCTATTACTCCGCCAGCTCGTTCGTCGTGGTGCTGGGATACAGGAAAGTCCGAGAGTACCTGATGGAAACCTGCTGGTGCCTGAGGTGCGAAAGACCCAGTGCGGTGCAGAGTGTGGCCTAG